A single region of the Macrobrachium rosenbergii isolate ZJJX-2024 chromosome 5, ASM4041242v1, whole genome shotgun sequence genome encodes:
- the LOC136838690 gene encoding uncharacterized protein isoform X2 yields MESLPDLSLHVLTPDDFHEVMQLLQRTFFEREVLSVALGCSAEDLAEKTSKAVKECLENGVSFGLRETKTTNLVAVKFCDVLSRKREPTTAPEENITRMEKIVVGVVNSVPPPECLFDDPSVEKILYGRITNIDPSYTGKNLPIVLQEACERAGIEAGCQLFYSQVANKNHLRKMIQKGCHVLQTSRVRDVSVDGQQVTVKSDDEDFSISALVKVLIPGNYRIKSCL; encoded by the exons ATGGAAAGCCTTCCCGATCTCTCCCTTCACGTCTTGACACCGGATGACTTTCATGAAGTCATGCAACTCCTGCAGAGGACATTCTTCGAAAGGGAAGTTCTT tcagttGCCTTAGGATGCAGCGCAGAGGATCTGGCGGAGAAAACTTCCAAAGCGGTTAAGGAGTGCCTTGAAAATGGCGTGTCTTTTGGTTTGCGGGAGACCAAAACCACGAATCTAGTAGCTGTGAAATTCTGCGACGTCCTCAGCAGAAAAAGGGAACCTACGACAGCGCCAGAGGAAAACATAACACGGATG GAAAAAATAGTGGTAGGTGTTGTGAACAGTGTACCTCCCCCGGAGTGTTTGTTCGACGACCCCAGCGTTGAGAAAATCCTCTACGGCAGGATAACCAACATTGACCCGTCTTACACCGGAAAGAACCTCCCCATAGTCCTTCAGGAG GCGTGCGAAAGAGCCGGCATCGAGGCAGGGTGTCAGTTGTTCTATTCCCAGGTGGCGAACAAGAACCACCTGAGGAAAATGATCCAGAAAGGATGTCACGTCCTCCAGACGAGCAGAGTCAGGGATGTCTCAGTGGATGGGCAACAGGTTACGGTGAAATCTGACGACGAGGATTTTTCGATATCAGCGCTGGTGAAAGTTCTGATTCCTGggaattataggattaaaagttgTCTGTAA
- the LOC136838690 gene encoding uncharacterized protein isoform X1 has protein sequence MSKMGKKLSKRKWDNISQGAMESLPDLSLHVLTPDDFHEVMQLLQRTFFEREVLSVALGCSAEDLAEKTSKAVKECLENGVSFGLRETKTTNLVAVKFCDVLSRKREPTTAPEENITRMEKIVVGVVNSVPPPECLFDDPSVEKILYGRITNIDPSYTGKNLPIVLQEACERAGIEAGCQLFYSQVANKNHLRKMIQKGCHVLQTSRVRDVSVDGQQVTVKSDDEDFSISALVKVLIPGNYRIKSCL, from the exons ATGtccaaaatgggaaaaaaactctccaagagaaaatgggataacatttcacag GGCGCCATGGAAAGCCTTCCCGATCTCTCCCTTCACGTCTTGACACCGGATGACTTTCATGAAGTCATGCAACTCCTGCAGAGGACATTCTTCGAAAGGGAAGTTCTT tcagttGCCTTAGGATGCAGCGCAGAGGATCTGGCGGAGAAAACTTCCAAAGCGGTTAAGGAGTGCCTTGAAAATGGCGTGTCTTTTGGTTTGCGGGAGACCAAAACCACGAATCTAGTAGCTGTGAAATTCTGCGACGTCCTCAGCAGAAAAAGGGAACCTACGACAGCGCCAGAGGAAAACATAACACGGATG GAAAAAATAGTGGTAGGTGTTGTGAACAGTGTACCTCCCCCGGAGTGTTTGTTCGACGACCCCAGCGTTGAGAAAATCCTCTACGGCAGGATAACCAACATTGACCCGTCTTACACCGGAAAGAACCTCCCCATAGTCCTTCAGGAG GCGTGCGAAAGAGCCGGCATCGAGGCAGGGTGTCAGTTGTTCTATTCCCAGGTGGCGAACAAGAACCACCTGAGGAAAATGATCCAGAAAGGATGTCACGTCCTCCAGACGAGCAGAGTCAGGGATGTCTCAGTGGATGGGCAACAGGTTACGGTGAAATCTGACGACGAGGATTTTTCGATATCAGCGCTGGTGAAAGTTCTGATTCCTGggaattataggattaaaagttgTCTGTAA